ctaaaataaataaaattgaaggggTGGCTTCCAAAATGAGGGTGGCCGGTCCCTCAATTGACCAAAAtttggcccaaaggggtggctcgagccatcctttcatccttttttttttttttttttttttttttttaatatttttaatatttttttttttttgaaattttattagttttttaatttaatatattacaCATGACAAGagtattatatgaatatttcgataaaatgaatatttttggtACTTTTTTATAGTTTGAGGGGTCATAATGATGCGCTTGGTAGTCCAGGAGACTCCTTAAAAAATGACAGAAGTTTAAGGggcttttttgtaattttaccgAGGAGTGAAATTATGGAACTACAGAGTAGCAgtgaatagaaagaaaaaacgaCAAGAGACTGAAGAGAGAATGGCATAGCTAGGAGAAAACAAAGCTTAAACACTGTGCACGACCCACGTTTGTTTGCAAGAATGAAAAGAAATGGCCCTTGAAAAACCGAGGCGTCAGGCGTTTGAAAATTTGGCAGATTCGAGAGAAGTACATAAGTAGCTAACGGTTCGTAGGGTTCATTAACTCTCTCTTCTGTTCTGTCCTTCACTATTCgttgacggagagagagagagagagagagaggagctcGGATAAGAAGAGTCCAGAAAGAAAcgaagaaacagagagagagagagagagatggggagGCCACGGTGCTATCTGGACATAAGCATAGGAGGAGAGCTGGAAGGGAGGATAGTGGTGGAGCTCTACAATGATGTGGTGCCGAAAACCGCTGAGAACTTCAGGGCTCTCTGCACCGGCGAGAAAGGCATTGGTCCAAACACTGGCGTGCCCCTTCACTACAAGgtcctctctttctttctttacatacaaatatgtgtgtgtatgtatttATGCATACAACTAACTGGGTCTAagttgttttccttttctcttttttgttttgtttttgtttttgtttttttttttcttgggtgaTGAAAACACGGTCTGTTCTTGATCATAGAGGAAAGTGAtagggtttttgttttagaGTGTATGGTGATTATGAATTTCAAGGGTATTTATAATTATGCCTATCTATTGTTTTTGTATACATATGTGCTTTTGTGTGGATGTATATGTAGTTGGGGATTTTTTCTGGTCTAGTATATGTATTTTGGGCTGAAAGCTAGCTTTGTCGTTTTGTTGTGAGATGAAGGGTGGTGTCCTTGGTGATAGAGTAAgatgactttttcttttttcttttttttctcctgcggggggggggggggggggggggacggCGGCTGTTTAGCTTCTGTAAATCTCTGCAGTCTGTGGAAACTGAggttatatttttgtttaggtGATGAAGTGGTTTTCATGGCCTTAATTACGGAAAGAAGCGATGCGCTTTTGGATGTGTTTAGCTGATGATTTCTCACAACTTCAATGCACAAAGTTCCTCTTTATCTTGTAATTGTTATTTCAAGGggtaaatttttgaaaatgccTTTAGTATTTGAGACTCgttgaaaagaaattatttgaGACTTTGCTGAATGAACTTCTATTCACCTATAAttgtcagaaaaagaaaagcctcattttctttttgtgggctgcttTGGCTATTCCTGTGCACTTaagagcgccttacgcttttttaataaaactttattacttatcaaaaaaaaaaaaaaaaagcctcattTGCCAACGCCTTCtctctttgcttttttctttcaaccaaaaaagtaaaaacattaACGAACAACTTTAAACACAagatacttacaaaaaaatcaaaattacttttaCCTTTACGTCACATTAGAAtactttttcaaccaaaaaaagataaaagcaCATTCTAAAAAATGTTATCAAATGAGATCAAAGCTCTTTTCAACTGTAGACTGTAGCTGATGGAAACAAGTCTCAGCAGGCCACATAAAGAAGCATGAACATGTGAAGGTGACTGTCAATATGCAAAAACTGTGGAAAACTAGATAAGGCCCTGTAGACTGTCACTGGCCTGTGCTTGAAAGATAAAGGCAATGTTCCTATTGCTATTTTGTATGAGAAAATGCTGACTGAATTTAAGGATAGCTTTTCAAGGTAGTGTTCTTAATTTAATATGCGTTGGCATAAATGAAAATCTCCGTGCTTTTCATTGGCACCAACACAGGGTATCAAAATATCTTAGTGTTTTGGGCTTGGCTTAGGTTGCAGTGAGATGGGCGGGGTTGTAGTAGATCattgtctttttttcttgttcagTTCTTTCTGGTCTAGAAGTTTGGGCAATCTAGAGACTCGTAGCTTATCATTTCTggcataaaatagaaaactcACATTGTTCTCTTTCCTCACAaactgctttatttatttgtatacCCTTGTTTGTATTTGCTTTTTGAAGGGCTCAGTGATGATTATCTTAATTGATTTCCAATAAATGAATGTTATCATTCCAGGGAACCCGTTTTCATCGTGTTGTTAAAAGCTTTATGGTGCAAGGTGGAGATACCTCTGCTGGTGATGGCACGGGGGGAGAATCTATCTATGGCTTGAAATTTGAAGACGAGAATTTTGAATTAAAGCATGAAAGGAAAGGAATGTTATCTATGGCTAATTCCGGTCCTAACACAAATGGGTCTCAGTTTTTCATCACGACAACTCGCACTTCTCATCTAGATGGAAAACATGTTGTGTTTGGGAAGGTAGTTAAAGGAATGGGAGTGGTGCGATCAATTGAGCATGTTACAATTGATGGTGACCGTCCTACTGCTGATGTCATAATTGTGGACTGTGGAGAAAATCTTGAGGGGGCAGATGATGGAATATCTAATTTTTTCAAAGACGGTGATACTTATCCTGATTGGCCAGCTGACCTTGACGAGAGCCCAAACGAGCTCTCCTGGTGGATGAATGCTGTTGATTCTATAAAGTCTTTTGGCAATGAGCATTACAAGGTAAAGGTTGTCAGTTGCGCTTCAGgttaatgattattttattatactTTAGAGAGACTTTTAGTtgaaatataaattatcaaGATGGGAAGGGAATTTGGTAAAACCAGTTTTTGTTAGTGGTGTTCAGtggcttcattttcttttctttttttggttaaaaatctTTCCTGCGTTTTACGACACTATGAATTACCTTTTACAGAAACAAGACTATAAGATGGCTCTTAGAAAGTATCGGAAGGCTTTACGCTATCTGGATATCTGCTGGGAGAAAGAAGGAATTGATGAAGGTGAGCTATCACTTTTCTCATAGAGTTTATTTATGCACTGAGGATGATCTGAAAAATTTAGCAGTTACACATGCCTCAATTTTGATTGCATGCTTTATTTCTTCTGACTGCAGAGAAGTGTTCATGTTTGAGAAAGACAAAGTCACAGATTTTCACTAACAGCTCTGTAAGTCATATTTTCACTATATGATTGTTGATAATGACAATTGATCTGTTTACTTGTTAAAGTGAACAGGATACTAGAATTTGGCTGTGGGAATGATTggtcaataaaaatatatgttaatgCTAAGTAAACCTGGGCCAATTTTGTCATGAACTCCTGATTATTTGTAGCAAATGATATTATAGTTACGGAGAAGCGTCTGCCTTCCCCTctattactctattttattaagataaagataaaaccAGCAAACCTTGCAATGGTGGGCTCTTCATTTTTGAGTCTCAGTCCTTTATTTGCAAGCGGCATATACAAAAAGTTGTCTTGAAAAGATAAATGTCCATATCAGAAATCTTTCTATTAATGTGATTTTTGAGTTTGGGGTGGGTTAGCATTTAGACATGTCTTTGATTGATTATATTGATAATAAAATGAATTGTGATATATGTCCATTATACATCTAAACTCTTAGtctgcatttaaaaaaaaaagaaaagaaaagaaaaaagttcttCGCAACTTGAACTTTTCCTTTAGATGATACATCCCGACATTAGGTAGCATAACAATCCTTTAATCCTTTCTCTGCCAAGGCCCATATGGGCTTATGTACTATTCTTAAATGTTTCCTTGGATCATTCAATATCCAAAGCTGCTTTTGTCTATTTAACAGTTGATGCGGTATGTTGCTTTAGGCTTGTAAGTTGAAATTAGGGGATCTGAAAGGAGCTTTGTTAGACACCGAATTTGCAATGCGTGATGGAGATAACAATGTGAAAGCTTTGTTCCGCCAAGGTCAGGTTGGTATCTTCCTTCAATAAGGATTTCTATCACTAAAAGGGTGGGAACTTTTAAAAGTACTGTCATGGAAAATTTTTGCTCAGATGCTTATTCCATGCTTTTCATCTTTGTAAATCTTATGCtctgcttttgtttttgttttttttttggttttttcccaTGTTTTCCtcatttgaaattatttatgaGTTTGCATAATCGTGttctcaaataaatttttttatcagttttgtCTTAATTATACTTTACAGCCTTCATTCCTAAGGCTGGCTCACATATCTTGgcaaatatatattacattttttctGATTCTAGGAATAATGGTCCTCCTGATGTATCAGGCATACATGGCACTTAATGACATTGATGCTGCTGTTGAAAGCCTCAAGAAGGCATGCGATTTGGAGCCAAATGATGGTCAGTGGCTCAGGtttcatcaatcatttttttttttttacttatcaaaaaaaagaaaaagaaaatgctggGTGATTCCCTCTTAAGAAGTTTGACTCTGAAGTTTAATTTAAGAGCTTTATAGATCTTAACATGGAGTATTTAATATTGTTTGTGAACTGGAAATTTACACTATTGTGTTTGGAATTTCTGCCTTCCACATTAAAACCCAAAAGTGCCAAACATAAAGTTTTGATAATTGCTCGAATATTTATGATGAATAAATAGTCAAATTACATATGTAATGGTTggttggtatttttttattcagcTGGAATAAAGAAAGAGCTTGCTGCTGCTAAGAAGAAGGTTGGTTCAAAGCAAATTGTATCTTTGTAGTGGCAATAGAGTTTGAATATGGATTGGgttttgaatatattttatttgtttcagATTGCTGATAGACGTGATCTGGAGAGAAAGGCATACAGCAAGATGTTCCAATAGCAGATTGGCATTCAACTGGTATGTTTAAACTTCATATAATCTgtcttttattgtttgtttttctttattttgagcTGCTTGTATACTTTTGTATTGTATTTCTTCCTAATGAGCTTAATCCTTTTTACTTATTTCTTCCTAATGGGCTTAATCCTTTTTACTTTTCAGGTTTTGCCAGGGATCCGAGGAAAATAACAGATCCTTCACACCAAATACAATTGTACAAAATTGAGGATTGAGAAAATTCTTAGATTTTTCTTAtcagaaaaatcagaaaaatcgGGAGAGCGTAGCCGTAATACTTTAGAACTGGCTAACACTAATGAACTGTTCCTTGATGAAAATTTGATCCGAACGATTTTGTTTACAATAAACTTTGGACTTTAAGTTTACAAGTTTCCCTTGGAAATGCATGCAGTTCAGTGGTTCTGTTTGTCTTTATgaaccccctccccccccccttttttaatTAGAAAGGGCAAAAGGAGGTGACCAACTGTGGTTACTCTACCTGGGCGTTACCATGGTAGTATTTACCCATTGAGAATTTTCAGGAGAGGCTTAGACGGCGAAGAACCGTAGGTGTTTTCTTAAGATCAATTGAGCCATAGCCTGACCCAGTTTCACCAGGGAATCAGTGGACCTAAGGTGACTAATATTAATCATAAGAGAGTGATTCTCATTACTAATGTGTTTGACCACATGAGGATTGTCTTGAGTCCACTGAACAATTGCCACTGGTAATTTATGAACTTGGATAAGCCAATAACATGCTGCATATTTTACGTAGTTTTGTGGTATGAGCATTCCCATTGTTTTTGTAGGTTTTCTCCTGCTCCCctcaaatataattttctacCCATGATCTTCATCTTCTTAATGCTGAAGTGCCAATCCAAAAGGCATAAGGGTTATCACCTGTGTATCTGTTGGCCTTTTAGGTCAGTTTGTGGATATGCATAAATTggattttaatgtttttctgTCCCGAACAATCTTTAGCATAAATGGGTTGCTAGTCATGCTGTGGGCCAATTGAACACGCAGATATTTATGGTTTATTTTCCATTCATTGTTTCAATTACatgggaaaaaataaaacataaaagagaGAAAGCAGATACCTGGTTTAATAATGAAGTGTTTGCAATCAGTTTGCCCACACATTCTAATGGAAATTTAAGCTAGAATTGAACAAGAATCAAACCATAACCAATTTGCTATAATTTCTATGAGTAATGCTGCACAAACTCACTTTCCCATAGTCTCttatgtagcttttaaaacCACGATTGGATTTAAACTCAATAAAGATCCATTCCCAAATTCAGTGGATGTTTTAAAAGCTAGGAGTGTGGACATGGGTGTGGAAaagtgtgtagcattactctttccaTTAGCTCTGATGGGAAAGAGTTGCTTTCCTCTTTATGACTTCAAGCTTAATACTCAGCTTAACAGTTTTTGCAGCCTGGTAATTTCCATGGGCAAATGCATTTTGTTCTACACATTGGGCATGTTGGAAGAACATACTAACATGAAAACCACATCCTTTGAAGACAGATATCAGTTTAATAcaccaaaattagaaaaatatagCAGGAAACCGGGAAAAAAATAAGTCCCATTTATCCATGAGACCTCTGTCATACAAAATATAGTAGAAACTAGAAAGCTTGTAACATTAAAGGTCATTAGGATACATCATGACAGCcgctcaaaaaaataaaaataaaaataaaaaacccaactAAAAGAGGGCCAACAAAATTGTTGGGCACATAATAATATGGCTTTAGAAGGAACAATGTAGTTTTAAAGCAAGGGTTACAAGTAGTCATCAAGCCCCAGATCCCTCAGTGCATCACTTGCAGCTTCCTTACAGCTGTCATGGCTTTGCTTGGCTTtccttatatatttttcaacacCATTACTAAGGAGAAGAGTTCTGTCCAATGAAAAAGTTTGTTCCAAAGATTATGGTTTCGTTAAGGTCGAAATCTACTAGTTCTAGTAGTATGCTACATCAAGACCattgaaagaaatggaaaaaagaaaaagaaaaaagtgccTCATAATAACAAGCTAAAAGTATGGTATACCATATAATTCGGGATACTTACCTGTTCTCTGGGTTCCTAACTACAAGATTCCGGATCATGAGGCAGGAATTTTTTTGCATTTGTTGTGCTGCAGGGAACTTCTCCATAGCTTGAATAGCAAGGTCCCCTGCCCCAGCTTCAATGGCATGAGCTGCATTTTCTGGTGATCTCAAGGAGAGTACAGAAATAGTAGACATTACCTGTACCATAATGAAAATTATTAGCTAATAACACAATATCTGTAAATGCAGTATACAACAAATGTGAATAGGAAATTACCAGACCAGATACCACAGTTAATAGGAAATTATCATGAGTGATGTCCACAAGCAACCAATCATGAATAATTTCGGGTACAACTTTTGgcaaataaataacattctttGAACTATGCAATGACGAGTAAGTTGGTTGCTTGAAGAATAACAGGCGTAACATGCACTAGAAAAGATGGGATGCAACTAACACAGTTGGCTTTTAGGAAGGAAAAACCAATATCTCCAACCAGACCGGATTAAATGAACTGAAAGATTCACTTCAGTTAGGACAATAAGTTGATTACAGGTGTTATAATTATGCTGCCATTTGGAGAAGACTTGCAGGTTCCTTACCTCTTGCAAGATAGAAGCGTCATCAGAAAATCTGGCAGAGAGTTTGATTAGCCTATCCATACCTCCCTTCTCAACAATGGTGGTCTTGTTTGCGTCACTTCCTGCCAACtaatcaaaataaaacacataAGAGGTGCTTAAATGCATTAACAAGCAGCGATATGCTAGCAATAGTTACAGCAATACATATTTTAAACCACTGATACAGGATAGAAAATGATTTTCCTTTCGGTGTTGAGTAGAGACTGGGGCCTATGGGTCACACAGAGGAAATCGTCCACCATGCAAGAGCCTTCATCAATTCACTTAACAGAAACCTTCAaattaataattcaaatttaCATCGCTATGGAGCGCAGAATATCTACTGAAAGTATGCTTCATTTAGAATGCCCAAAAAAGTGGGATGAATGAATTCAAAAATGTATTTTGAGTACAACAATATCCAAAACTaaaatttctttctctcttttggcATCCCAAAGAAATTCCTACCCTACATGAATCAAGAACTGATTCTTATGCACAGTAACAAGCAATGCAATGGATAAATCAATAAGATACATACTTCAGTGTATTAGAGGCCCATGCAGGATAATTACATTCTGTTCATCGTATTAAGCCCAGGCAATAGAATCACATTCTCTACAATTACATAGTTTCCCGGAAAGTTTCTTTGAAGCTCCAAACAGTCACCGGAAAGTTTCTTTGAAGCTATGGCAGTCACCTAGGAGTAAGGTAAAAGTCCAATACACAATCTTATTAATGTTTAACATCCAAGTTACCCACTTTAAACTTTTCTCTTACCTACATTACTTGGGTATGTTTGCAAGTATATGGTGCAAACATAATCTCATGCGGTAGAACTGCGAAGGATGCAAAAGTTGAAACCAGAAACGTTCCACCAAAATTTTTGTGCCATTACAATTTAGTTTTGACAATGTGCTTgcaataaagaaagaagatttTAAATCTCTTAGAATAATGATCCAATCGTACCTTGGATAACAAAGAACAAGAAGCTCTAGCAACAATCTTGTTGCCTTGTTCACCACTGTCATCAATACATCGGAGAACTGCATCAATACCACCATTTTCGGCAATGGATTTACATATTTCATCCTGCACTAAGAAAAATCTTAAGAGTAAATGATAAACCCAATAAGCTGATACTATCTAGTACAAATATTTAGGTTCTTATAAGTACTAGTTAGTTCCTgacaaagattttaaaaaataacaaataaaaaatagaacttCGCATAATGAACTGCTGGTATCAATTTCATATTTGCAACTAAAAAATCTTGTACACTATTAGTGATTCAAAGCCATAAGAAATCCATGACAAAGTAACATTTTTTGGCTGTTTATAGGCAGATACAACTCCTGCACCCGCATGGgaattaaatacataacatcACCCTCCACCAACTGTTTTTGAGGAGATCATGAGCTATTTGATTGAAATACCATTGGCTAAAGCAACATCAAGTTAACTTTGGCATGTTGTCCAATTTGGATAAACTTACATTGACAGCAATGGCCTTTAAAGCAATGCTTGCTGAAACTAGACCAGGTGAGCTAATCCCTGCATGTAGTGAGTCCACTAGAGCTCTTGCAACTCcaatttttgcaaaatttcgtGCATAACCATAAACCTGGCATTTGCATAAATCACAATTTTGCTTTAAGGAACACTTAGCACTTTGCTTATTAAATGAGACCAATTGAATGCAAAAGCAAGTATAACCAAAAGATCAAGCTTTCTTAGTCTAGTAGCTGGGACTCCAAAGAACAACACCCGGCTTCAAAGTCTAACCTCACACAAGTTTTACAGACGACAGGAAAAGCAAATTTATGTACACCTTTAAATGTGTTACCAATCAATTTGTTAACGGTCAGCTTTGATGACCCATGGCATTAACTCACTCCATTggttatgttaaatcatcatctTGAATACGGCCAATTCTAGAGCTAAGCCAATGACCAAAACTTATACTAAAAACTTGAAGTGGGGGATTacataaataagaaaaatgatccCATGCCATAATTTATCAATGAATCCaatttatctttattattatcctagttattgttgttgttactGCTATGATGATGTTCACTTCACTATCACTATCACTATCACTAtcaccattattattattattattaattatcatCCAAAGGCCCGCATAACATAACAAACTTCCAACTAAATTTTGACAGAACCATTTTGTTTAAACTAGCACTAACAGCTCTCCATCTACATGTTTAATTTTCAGGAGTCATTGCATTGCACAACAGTTAGATATGCTTTTTATGAGTATTTTACTTACTTGAGAAGCAACAACACGATTATCATCTGGTGTCAACAGAATACGTATGGTATCATACAAGCTATGAATGCTGCCTTTACTCAGCCCACTTGGATCACTCAGTATTCGCATGATAAGCTCGTCAATTTTCAACTCCATAAATGACTCTTTGAGGACCTCATTACCAGTTGAGGCTGCTGCAACAACGGTGAAACCATTATTTAGGATGTCTAAATTTTGACTGTAATCATTCAGTATGCCCACCACAGTCCTTGGTCCACCACTAGTGCGAAATGTTTCTGTACTCTGAAGATCTGCAAATGATACACACATAGGAAAGCCATTTAGCAAAATACATTATCTTCTCATTCAGACATAAGACACATAAGACAGAAAAGCTAATCTCACTTCTAAACATAATCAGTATGGCATTGATGCTTGACGCACTGGCTTATGCAAATTCAAATAACCATGTAAAGCTTTGTCtagtaaaaatgttttttttgtaagtaaccaaaaaatatcattaaaagcgtaaagacgcccctaagtacacaagaaatatacaagagtTTCACGCCTAACTAGATGGagtaaaaagaataaagaaatcacTATAACTAATCGACAAATGAGAAACATAAGCAGAAGTCCAACGatacaaagttttgaagaacaaggaCGTGATCTCCTCCAGAGTCCTCTCTCGGTCCTCAAAAATTTTtgtcattcatttccctccataaacaccataaAAGGCATGTAGGCACCATCTTCTACACAACTGCACTTTGTGTACTGCCAGTAGTCAAACAACAAGCATACAGGTCGACCACACGTCTAGGCATAATCCAAGACAACCCAAACCAACCGAAAAAACACTCCAAATGTCGTAAGCCATgtcacagtgaagaagaa
The sequence above is drawn from the Alnus glutinosa chromosome 11, dhAlnGlut1.1, whole genome shotgun sequence genome and encodes:
- the LOC133882109 gene encoding peptidyl-prolyl cis-trans isomerase CYP40 isoform X1; translated protein: MGRPRCYLDISIGGELEGRIVVELYNDVVPKTAENFRALCTGEKGIGPNTGVPLHYKGTRFHRVVKSFMVQGGDTSAGDGTGGESIYGLKFEDENFELKHERKGMLSMANSGPNTNGSQFFITTTRTSHLDGKHVVFGKVVKGMGVVRSIEHVTIDGDRPTADVIIVDCGENLEGADDGISNFFKDGDTYPDWPADLDESPNELSWWMNAVDSIKSFGNEHYKKQDYKMALRKYRKALRYLDICWEKEGIDEEKCSCLRKTKSQIFTNSSACKLKLGDLKGALLDTEFAMRDGDNNVKALFRQGQAYMALNDIDAAVESLKKACDLEPNDAGIKKELAAAKKKIADRRDLERKAYSKMFQ
- the LOC133882109 gene encoding peptidyl-prolyl cis-trans isomerase CYP40 isoform X2, which gives rise to MGRPRCYLDISIGGELEGRIVVELYNDVVPKTAENFRALCTGEKGIGPNTGVPLHYKGTRFHRVVKSFMVQGGDTSAGDGTGGESIYGLKFEDENFELKHERKGMLSMANSGPNTNGSQFFITTTRTSHLDGKHVVFGKVVKGMGVVRSIEHVTIDGDRPTADVIIVDCGENLEGADDGISNFFKDGDTYPDWPADLDESPNELSWWMNAVDSIKSFGNEHYKKQDYKMALRKYRKALRYLDICWEKEGIDEEKCSCLRKTKSQIFTNSSLMRYVALGL
- the LOC133882652 gene encoding uncharacterized protein LOC133882652, with protein sequence MGPPKTTAKAGRTISQEAFDDLVKENMDDLGMDPTEALQDAIQTLTLQGVDLSGIVTCVPGEGGVKENPVMQCVDRLKQLDSDFNDRISQKYLDEMVELLDKLTELCGVQGSGNVAIATRNGGVELLRSICSKIGNGCEQVLVSALKTLASLLLDLQSTETFRTSGGPRTVVGILNDYSQNLDILNNGFTVVAAASTGNEVLKESFMELKIDELIMRILSDPSGLSKGSIHSLYDTIRILLTPDDNRVVASQVYGYARNFAKIGVARALVDSLHAGISSPGLVSASIALKAIAVNDEICKSIAENGGIDAVLRCIDDSGEQGNKIVARASCSLLSKLAGSDANKTTIVEKGGMDRLIKLSARFSDDASILQEVMSTISVLSLRSPENAAHAIEAGAGDLAIQAMEKFPAAQQMQKNSCLMIRNLVVRNPENRTLLLSNGVEKYIRKAKQSHDSCKEAASDALRDLGLDDYL